Proteins found in one Misgurnus anguillicaudatus chromosome 3, ASM2758022v2, whole genome shotgun sequence genomic segment:
- the aptx gene encoding aprataxin isoform X1 yields the protein MWTVWLWAKAIRLSVLTTYKPHVTHLYNQVTIKPGQRLYMVNQLYPYTVKFTEETPRSAAEGIKASKRPHPENVMSHSDHHSMDSPPPKKTPTPSSDKSESAGHWSQGLKASMQDPKMQVYKDDRVVVIKDKYPKARYHWLVLPWDSISSLKVLRSEHCDLLKHMQKVGEKMVQQSPDAQKLRFRLGYHAIPSMSHVHLHVISQDFDSPCLKNKKHWNSFTTEYFIESQDVIAMLEADGKVTVKEGTSELLKLPLRCHVCRKEHPTIPKLKEHLLSHLSS from the exons ATGTGGACGGTGTGGTTGTGGGCAAAGGCAATCAG GTTATCGGTCTTAACAACCTACAAACCACATGTCACCCACCTCTACAACCAGGTGACGATAAAGCCGGGCCAAAGGCTTTACATGGTCAATCAGCTTTATCCATACACAGTGAAGTTCACTGAAGAGACGCCCAGATCTGCTGCAGAGGGCATCAAAGCCTCCAAAAGACCACACCCTGAAAATGTAATGTCCCATTCAGACCATCACTCGATGGATTCACCTCCACCAAAAAAGACTCCAACACCAAGCTCTGATAAATCA GAATCTGCAGGTCATTGGAGTCAAGGCCTTAAAGCTTCAATGCAGGACCCAAAGATGCAG GTGTATAAAGACGATAGGGTGGTGGTCATCAAAGACAAGTACCCCAAGGCGAGGTACCATTGGCTGGTGTTGCCGTGGGACTCGATCTCCAGTTTGAAGGTTTTGAGATCGGAGCATTGCGACCTGCTCAAACACATGCAAAAAGTTGGAGAAAAAATGGTGCAGCAGTCTCCAGACGCTCAGAAACTCAGATTTCGTCTGGGCTACCACGCAATTCCCAGTATGAG TCACGTCCATCTGCACGTGATCAGCCAGGACTTTGATTCACCTTGTTTGAAGAACAAGAAACATTGGAATTCCTTCACTACCGAATACTTCATTGAATCTCAAG ATGTTATTGCGATGCTGGAAGCAGATGGGAAGGTGACCGTTAAGGAAGGCACAAGTGAACTACTGAAGCTTCCTCTACGCTGTCACGTTTGCCGTAAAGAGCACCCGACAATCCCAAAATTGAAAGAACATCTCTTGTCTCACCTTTCTTCTTAA
- the slc44a1a gene encoding choline transporter-like protein 1 has product MGCCGSTQKKRDWKPLEQRKCTDIPWLLLFILFNIGMLCICGFAIATGAASRLISGYDSYGNICGQKNAEIPGIELSGQDHTSRKYVFFLDPCNIDILKRKIKSVALCVSKCPKTQMTSYEDLTRFSTNNGSNLCSYEIKPETYSSNPDRATKCPKLPVLPSASLPVFHRCMPVDISCYSKFAEAFITFVSDNSVVHRVVAGVMTSKEIIMGLCLLALVLSLIMMVVIRYISVVLVWILTAVVVIGSIGGSGVLWWLYVDHKQSVNATLPANELQVANDNQKALLVYAIGATVCTVILLLLMFFMRKRVALTIALFHVAGKVFTHLPLLALQPFWTFLTLMCFWVYWITVLMFLGTAGSPVKNNQTGLVEFHMDGPLQYMVWYHAVGLIWISEFILACQHMTVAGAVVTYYFTRDKSQLPFTPIVSSVLTLMRYHLGTVIKGAFIITLVEIPRLILSYIHTQLKGKENACARCMLKACICCLWCLEKCLNYLNVNAYTATAINSTGFCTSARDALFLLAENVLRVAAINSVGDFVLFLGKILIVSCTAFAGVLALNYQREYTVWVLPLIIVCLFAFLVAHCFLSIFETVVDVLFLCFAIDTKNNDGSPGSEYYMDKELMEFVENARKATEQDSKGKGNPGEMKPMTGGTVA; this is encoded by the exons ATGGGATGCTGTGGGAGCACACAG AAGAAGCGAGACTGGAAACCATTAGAGCAGAGGAAGTGCACGGATATCCCATGGCTCCTCCTGTTTATCCTCTTTAATATCGGCATG CTCTGCATCTGTGGTTTTGCCATAGCAACCGGAGCCGCATCCAGACTCATATCAGGGTACGACAGCTATGGGAACATCTGCGGTCAGAAGAATGCTGAAATCCCAGGAATTGAGCTCAGCGGCCAAGATCACACCTCCAGAAA GTATGTGTTTTTCCTGGATCCCTGTAACATTGATATATTGAAAAGGAAGATTAAATCTGTTGCTTTGTGCGTCTCAAAATGCCCAAAGACTCAGATGACGTCTTATGAGGATCTCACTCGTTTTTCAACAAATAATG GATCAAATTTATGCTCCTATGAAATAAAACCGGAGACGTATTCCTCTAACCCAGATAGAGCTACAAAATGCCCAAAACTTCCTGTTCTTCCGAG TGCATCATTACCTGTATTTCATCGCTGTATGCCAGTGGATATTTCCTGCTACTCCAAGTTTGCGGAGGCATTCATCACGTTCGTCAGTGATAACAGTGTGGTGCACAGGGTTGTAGCCGGTGTGATGACCTCCAAAGAGATTATTATGGGCCTGTGTCTGCTCGCTCTCG TTCTGTCTCTGATTATGATGGTTGTGATCCGCTACATCTCAGTTGTTCTGGTGTGGATTCTGACGGCTGTCGTGGTCATCGGCTCAATTG GTGGTTCTGGTGTTTTGTGGTGGCTGTATGTGGATCACAAACAGTCTGTGAATGCCACTCTTCCTGCTAATGAACTACAGGTGGCCAACGACAACCAGAAAGCCCTACTCGTCTACGCCATTGGAGCGACTGTCTGCACG GTgattttgctcttgctgatgtTCTTCATGAGGAAGCGTGTGGCCCTCACCATCGCTTTGTTTCACGTGGCTGGTAAAGTCTTCACACATCTGCCTTTACTGGCACTGCAGCCCTTCTGGACCTTCCTGACCCTCATGTGCTTCTGGGTTTATTGGATCACTGTTCTTATGTTTCTGGGAACCGCAG GAAGTCCAGTAAAGAACAACCAGACGGGTTTGGTGGAGTTTCATATGGACGGGCCGCTGCAATACATGGTTTGGTACCACGCTGTGGGTCTCATCTGGATCAGCGAGTTTATCCTCGCCTGTCAGCATATGACCGTGGCCGGAGCTGTCGTCACGTACTACTTCACCAG AGATAAATCCCAGCTGCCCTTCACGCCCATAGTGTCGTCTGTCCTGACACTGATGCGATATCACCTGGGCACTGTGATTAAAGGAGCCTTCATCATTACTTTAGTGGAGATACCACGGCTTATTCTCAGCTACATCCACACTCAGCTGAAAGGAAAG GAAAACGCTTGTGCACGCTGCATGCTGAAGGCGTGTATCTGCTGTCTGTGGTGTTTAGAAAAGTGTCTTAATTACCTCAACGTG aaCGCATACACAGCAACAGCTATTAACAGTACAGGCTTTTGTACATCCGCGCGAGACGCTTTGTTCCTCCTGGCTGAGAACGTTCTGCGTGTAGCAGCTATCAACAGCGTTGGGGACTTTGTCCTGTTCTTAGGAAAG ATCTTGATCGTATCGTGCACGGCGTTTGCAGGCGTCCTTGCGCTGAACTATCAGAGAGAATACACTGTATGGGTGCTGCCTCTCATCATAGTGTGCCTGTTTGCCTTCCTGGTGGCTCACTGTTTCCTGTCCATCTTTGAGACTGTAGTAGACGTACTCTTCCTCTGCTTCGCCATCGACACCAAGAACAATGACGGCAGCCCGGGCAGCGAGTATTACATGGACAAAGAGCTTATG GAGTTTGTAGAGAATGCAAGGAAAGCCACAGAGCAGGACAGCAAAGGGAAAGGTAATCCCGGAGAAATGAAACCTATG ACTGGAGGCACAGTGGCTTGA